In Podarcis muralis chromosome 7, rPodMur119.hap1.1, whole genome shotgun sequence, the genomic stretch TGCAGAGGAAGTCCTTGAAAAGATGAGGGATGACTTCAAGAAGCAGCTTAAGAAGTGCTTCAGGAACACCATCCCTCCAGTCTTTTTGATCTCCTCCTGGGACCTTGGCAAGTATGACTTCCCCCAACTGGTGGAGACCTTGGAGAGAGATCTGCCCAGCCTGAAGAGACTTGCATTCCTGCTCAGCCTTCCCATGTTTTCCCCTGAATTcacagaaaagaagaaatctgCACTAAAGAGCCACCTGTGGAAAATATCCCTGGCATCTGCTGGCATCAATGCTCTTCTCATTCCAGGCTTTCCTCTGGCTTGTGATTCTGCCTTCTTGCTTGGGTCCATGGTTGCCTTCTACAAGATGTTTGAGCTGGATGATGGCTCCTTAGCTAGGAAGGCCAAATTGGCTGGGAAGCCTGTTGAAGAACTGAAGGCCGTGATGAAGTCTCCTCAGGAGAAAGAAATTACCATCGATCTGGTTATAAAGAAAATAACCAATAATGCAAAAGAATTATTCCCGCCTTCGCTAGTTAGaagcttggcagcagcaggggtgtCTTTTGCCACCACTTATTTGATGCTGTCAAACTTCTTGAATGATCTAGCTGAGGATGCTGAAAGGGTTCGAAAGAAAGCCCTGGAACCCATAGCCCTAGGCAGACCACCCTTCTATTCTtcctttgtgggggtgggggataattggcttatttttgttcttgtttttattacgtattttgtgtcttttaatttgtatttttatgtattttatccTTGCTGATTCAGGCAGTTATGATTTAGTCAAGGTTTCTCATCCTCATCCATATTATAATGTTTTTATGTTATTAACCTCATTTATCTTATTTTCTGTGGTGCTCAATTAAGTTCCACAGGTAAAGGAAAGGAATTTGCTATGTGCCTGGAGATTCATCCTTGAATACTGAATTTTCTTTGTTGATATGAAGGGGGGCTAATTTTGTCATAAAGGTAACTGAGATGATAAACTGGATTTCTGTTTCATAGAACTTGAGCTTAAATTTCCCCTCTGAACAAAGCAAAAGTGTCACAGTGCccgctctcctctcccccttttacTCCTCTATTCTCCCTTGCTTTGCGGAAGAGGGTAATCTCTCAAAGGGAGACATTCTGGGTTAGGTGGCTGGGGAGATTTGCCTGTACCACAGGGGCTAGATATTGTTTTAAAACATGGTTAAAAGTATAAAATTAATAAAGTAAGGACTTGCTACTATTTTGAACTTCTTgttatgccattttttaaaaacatgagtCTTGTTGCCTCAGGGTTGTTCAGTCTGAGGATAGTAGAGCCTACAGACTATTTGGGCTAGGAGGGATTTTGTGAGCTTGGGttttgcatgtttgtgtgtgtgcggtaTTGCTTTTTGGGTTAAAATTGTTGAAATCTATGATTTGCAGGCAGCTTGGGAAGTTTGCAGTTAGAATCACCACCACATGGGAAGGCAGAACATGAAAGGAATCCGGCCAGAGATAAGGAGACCCAGTAACAGGCCAGTGATTGGCTGAGTTCCTTATAGAGGCATGATCTATAACACTGGTTGGAGAGTGTTGGAGAGTGTTAGTGTGGTGTGCTTAGTTCTGAGGAGTTGCTGAGAATGAGAAGTTTTGTTGTAAATAAGTAACTTGTGAATAGGCTTGTATGTttgctgctgtaaataataaaagaaCAAGTATGAAGTTACTAGTCAGCGGTGTTCCTGCTGGTTGTCCAGCTGGGCAATCTCAAGAGTTGCTCAACAATTGCTGTggtactctgctatactctgctaagTTGTGCAACAGgcgaaagcacttcaaaggttCAGATGGTTTCCAAAAGATTTAACAAAAACACACTGGAACATAATGGTCACGGCCCACTGCAGCAGCTCAGGAAGATGCATGGCTGGTGGTTGACACTTTATTGGCCAGAGAAACACTGACAGCAGCTCCCACAGGGCAACTTCTGCATGGAAGCCACTGCTGCTCATtcctcttcaagcccctcctggtacTAGGAGATGGCGGAGCAGGGGAAGGCGGGGAGTCAACTGGCCCATCCCTTGGCTGAAcagtttcttcttcctccaccgCATCCTGccccaactcttcttcttcttcctcctcctcctggtctggCTGCTGCCTGTCAGGTGGTTCCCAGCTCCATAAACCAGTGGCTCCCTTTCCCGGGTCAGCCTCCTGGCCCCCTGTCTCCGCCACATTCATAATCCCCGACATCTATTCTCTGAGGAAGAATCAACCCAAGAtgttttgttgcctgaggtggaCAAGATGGCTGCTGCCCCTCACTCCATTCCATGAGCAGAAAGCAACTGGATCAGCCAGTGAATGACTTTAGAACACTGGCAATGGAGCCCTGTCCTCTCCTCACATGAGGGAAATGGCCTTGGGGGACTTAGGCAGGCTGTTACCAAAGGCTTAGCCATGTTGGTTTGTtgaagcaaaaacagcaaaggcagaccctccaagtgttcctattttccaaggacatccctgatttagagaagccaccctggtttctgatttgatcctggaacgtcccacttttccttaggatgtccctattttcattggagaaatgttggggggtctggagttatctgatccctaagctgcctgaaggcaatcttgtatggggaagttattttaaaatgtttaatgtttttatatatatatatatatatatatatatatatatatatatatatatgcaggttttggtgtcctcgggtgtcttcccgtgtaaaagttggggtgtctaggcgacgtttcgacgaggtctcactcgtcatcttcaggctggtgctttcggcttcttgttactggaacagagcaggatctcagtgtttgagttcctataaatactgttgaggggtgtggtgtatagcctccgatgttctgggccgagaggaagttcccaggctagtgtgccttttcttcttttgttccttagttgcttgagggatatcttgagtgatttcttgagtgatatcctgagtaccacttaggtgggtcattaggtgtggattagttgctaaagcctttgtgtcttgacctcttgaactttgtgaagagtttttctgagaagatggctgtagttgtgctctggcttggcttcgtgtataggggcgagctgtggttttgtggcctgtgcccgccagatctgtgtagggattgcaggggggtgcagcatccggaggtgccatcatggtttggctactggatggtgtctgtaatttatctgtggagagggtctgggtttgggtctggtgtggttgattgcgTTCTGTGtgtcaaccacaccagacccaaacccagaccctctccacagataaattacagacaccatccagtagccaaaccatgatggcacctccggatgctgcacccccctgcaatccctacacagatctggcgggcacaggccacaaaaccacagctcgcccctatacacgaagccaagccagagcacaactacagccatcttctcagaaaaactcttcacaaagttcaagaggtcaagacacaaaggctttagcaactaatccacacctaatgacccacctaagtggtactcaggatatcactcaagaaatcactcaagatatccctcaagcaactaaggaacaaaagaagaaaaggcacactagcctgggaacttcctctcggcccagaacatcggaggctatacaccacacccctcaacagtatttataggaactcaaacactgagatcctgctctgttccagtaacaagaagccgaaagcaccagcctgaagatgacgagtgagacctcgtcgaaacgtcgcctagacaccccaacttttacacgggaagacacccgaggacaccaaaacctgcatacctatacccgtgaaaatctacgaaagcatatatatatatatatatatatataagaagaaaaggcacactagcctgggaacttcctctcggcccagaacattggaggctatacaccacaccttctcaacagtatttataggaactcaaacactgagatcctgctctgttccagtaacaagaagccgaaagcaccagcctgaagatgacgagtgagacctcgtcgaaacgtcgcctagacaacccaacttttacacgggaagacacccaaggacaccaaaacctgcattcctgtacccgtgaaaatctacgaaagcaaatatatatatatatatatatttgttggtagctgcccagagtggctggggcaacccagtaaaatgtgtggggctaaaaatagtaaaattatcattatggaatgggacgtccctgttttcactggagaaatctgGAGGGTATGCAAAGGGTGTCATGGCATCTGAAAAGAGGAGAGTGGCTAGCAGGGATCCTCAGGGGCAATGGTTAGGGATAGCCGCCACCACTGGGCTTCCTCCAATACGCACACTCTCAGCATCTGctccctgaggcagctgcttcacactGGCTAATAGTAGAGCTGGCCCTGTTGGACGAGGCCAAGAAAATGGCAACACCCGATGACAGAACATGGAACAAGGCTTCCTGAAGATAGAAAAATAGAAGTTGTGGAGCCCCCTGCTCAAGCAGCCAGTCCTTCAAATTTCCTTATGCTGGGGGTAGTGCTAACATTGATCTATGGGTCTGATCTATCCAGACCGAAATGAATTTGTGTGAAGGCCAGGGCTGAAGAGTTAAGGGAGTGAATGCCACATGAAATGCCATTCCTTCACTCAAACAGGTTGCATCATTTTGACCCCCCCACAATGAAACAAATGGTTGAAACTCCCCATTGTCAACCACAAATAGAGTGGTAAATTGTGGGAGGGGTGGTTTAGTTCTGTCCTAATCCCACGGTATAGTAGTATTTCACCTCAGCCCTCCCAAAGCATGTAATgcttcagcatggccaatgacgcccaaaacatctggaaggactcaGTTTGAGGAAGGCTGTAGGGATGTtacagatgtcctttttattgagcattcatatcTGAGCTCATATTGGGGTGATTATAtgtgatcccactttcaataccctttgcatctgcaaatgttttgggatgGTCATACTGCTTCGTTTGCAATAGGCATGGGTCCATAGTTTTCTGCTAAAGCCCTGCAACTTTTTCATAGCACAaatgttcatgtgtgtgtgtgtgtctggcccACTTTTGTCACACTACAGAGCAAGAGTGACCTTCCAGATGGCAATAATAACTGAGTGACATTGGGGAAGTGTTGCAAAACTCTTAATAGAGTGGAATGGTATCTGGATGGCCCACTATAAACCACCCCCCACTCATGCATTATTATTGTGTTGATGACATGTTGTCTCAAGGCAAGTCTAAAAAAAATGTACTATAAACActtacaactgggaaacactggtctgcgagcgctccagCCTTTACCGAAGATgctatgggctttgaagacactcgaactcaggacgcaaaggAGAAACGTGCTGAGAGGAAAACCTGatcatctgattattattattttaatgtcttttggtggtggtggttttaaaaatggaaacatgTATAATTCACCAGATACTACATATCAAGCACTTAGTCATCCTAGTGCATCTGTTTGCTGCTAAATGGACTTTTTCCCCTCTGCCTCAAGAGCTTTGGATAAAACCCTCTGGGTATCATCAGCAGCACCCGATATGCATTTCTGCAGCATGAAGTAGGTGCGGAGAAGCGAAATCCCTCCGGACAGAAGGCAGCCAAAGATGGGGAAATGCTCCCAGCGGTGATATTCATAAGCCATCACTGAGAGTCCCACCAGGTCTGGCAGCACCCATAAAATGGCAGAGAACATTCCCAGGGACTGCATTGCTGCTTTAAGGGCTGTGCTTGTCTTTCCAACCCGCTGGGCCAGAGCTGCAAGGGATCGATCGTCCAGGCCAAACTCCAGGAAGCACCAGGAGCGGAACTTACTAAACAGAAAtatggggagaaggaagggaactGGGCTTCCAAGAGCAACCAGCAGAACAAGCCTTCTGATCCAAATCTTCCCCTCCacagtggttttctttttctctaaGATAGGCAGGCAGATGCTAGGGAAGCGGAGCAGAAAGGCTTGCTTCTTCAGCCGCAAGAGATCATTCTTCAGCGTTTCCTGCAGGAGGGGGAAGTCAAAGCAGTCGGCTTCCCAGTTGGAGACGATGAAGACTTGTGGGTCCCTCACTCCTTCTCTTACCAAGCACTCTTTGCAGTCCTCCTGGATGTGCAAGAGGACCT encodes the following:
- the LOC114603468 gene encoding interferon-inducible GTPase 5-like, which translates into the protein MNSYEEKLSSLFEIFQAILKNTGVYADPGKLFKIAIEIYEKFMEPFSGSGMEETAFEVKEELEELENTELHIAITGETGSGKSTLINALRGLKAEDDGAAPVGVTETTLNPNVYVHPNHPKVNLWDLPGIGSPDFSPDSYLKKVDFQRYDFFIIVGSERFRSNLINLAQAIQKMEKKCYFVRSKVDSDLSNMEKSYPNIFNAEEVLEKMRDDFKKQLKKCFRNTIPPVFLISSWDLGKYDFPQLVETLERDLPSLKRLAFLLSLPMFSPEFTEKKKSALKSHLWKISLASAGINALLIPGFPLACDSAFLLGSMVAFYKMFELDDGSLARKAKLAGKPVEELKAVMKSPQEKEITIDLVIKKITNNAKELFPPSLVRSLAAAGVSFATTYLMLSNFLNDLAEDAERVRKKALEPIALGRPPFYSSFVGVGDNWLIFVLVFITYFVSFNLYFYVFYPC
- the LOC144328573 gene encoding interferon-inducible GTPase 5-like gives rise to the protein MVEDFEVAISQGQLAGAVSHVLAKPLHFFNSTPLHIAVVGEPGSGKSSFINAMLGLRADDPRAAATGIQMTTVQVKDYPHPTLPQVILWDHPGRGTPTFGEDKFEKKVDLNHFDFFIIVGSQRFHSTHSDLVREIQDMGKSFYFVRTKADLDLSAAKRQQPSDYNEKKVLLHIQEDCKECLVREGVRDPQVFIVSNWEADCFDFPLLQETLKNDLLRLKKQAFLLRFPSICLPILEKKKTTVEGKIWIRRLVLLVALGSPVPFLLPIFLFSKFRSWCFLEFGLDDRSLAALAQRVGKTSTALKAAMQSLGMFSAILWVLPDLVGLSVMAYEYHRWEHFPIFGCLLSGGISLLRTYFMLQKCISGAADDTQRVLSKALEAEGKKSI